A single window of Crassostrea angulata isolate pt1a10 chromosome 8, ASM2561291v2, whole genome shotgun sequence DNA harbors:
- the LOC128158257 gene encoding uncharacterized protein LOC128158257 isoform X1, with protein MEEEEKTHRCLECRKSYKRKSDLNRHIRSKRAKYTCSVCNHVFNRKDNFFTHQRRFHNNMPSRPDRWNFNVSPSTSHQIGGGSELTETDSQKQLRNEDQAENNHEIVRALNGSVNSIKIYPRDVEKFDMLVFYGNIKEKVQDILVSSTPLRKGIKWYLMTRVEFSREKEGVYETAKPHFRSLTYAHLFAEDFNIHHLNEAFQKMFTSKEEFIMKGSDWVLSKVLYVEVCFVHYLPLKGGSYIAAPPRLQHSKSLVNIKNRDQKCFLYSILAKLYPARHNPSRVSNYHQYAERLNMKGIHYPVKLSQIEKFENQNQVSVNVFGYEDREIFPMRITKKKKTSHVDLLYLKNKDQVHYCLIKNLNRFLYRTSGEIYCHSKHYCPYCLHGFVKRHTLNKHVDFCMALGEQKIEMPVPGENDVLQFTEIAKQLKVPFTIYADFETYVKPIQTCDLDPNSSHTINLSEFEPCSFAYQVISSDIRYTKKPVLYRGENVVETFLNMILKEEEEILKLLKRIEPMEISDAIEKQFEEATSCHICGLAFSRNSTKVRNHDHVSGKVFGIAHRDCNLQFKQVEFIPIILHNLRGFDGHLIMQKLGLFKNKKLSVIANSNERYVTFSLGSLRFIDSFQFLSSSLDTLVQNLKSSGDIHFKYFSRHFKTQKEKTLLLRKGVYPYSFVTDASKFMTKQLPPKSSFYNSLSKTDISDEEYKHAQLVWNEMSMTTMGDYHDLYLLCDVLLLADVFERFREVSIESFNLDPAQYFTLAGMCWSACLKMTKVELELLTDIDQYQMIEKGIRGGVAMMTTRHAEANNPYIPETFDENKPREYLGYFDMNNLYGGAMLEPLPVGDFGWLTDNEISQLDVMNIHKNSDIGYILEVTLSYPENLHDLHSDLPLAPESITVYVDDLSPYCREEFQKINNKTKGVVSKKLIPTLRKKEKYVLHYRNLQFYLKEGLVLDQIHRVIRFKQNAWLKPYIEYNTNKRRQAKSDFEVKLYKDYNNIVFGKTMENIRNRMNFKLVNTKKGLLKMVAKPSFENFTIFNKHLVGVKNKKVKLLLNKPIYTGMTVLDLSKLFMYQFHYGYVKKQYGDRATLLMTDTDSLFYKFQTEDLYQDMVQNKELFDTSNYPQNHFLYSETNKKVVGKMKDETGGYPVKEFVGLRAKMYSFLIHDEKETQIKKAKGITKAIVAKELTHLHYKNCLFEQQRCRHKMQNIRSDNHILYLKSINKISLSPFDDKRWWLAPFGVDSFSYGHYKIYK; from the exons ATGGAAGAGGAAGAAAAAACTCACAGATGTCTTGAATGTCGTAAAAGTTATAAAAGAAAATCGGATCTAAACAGGCACATTAGATCGAAAAGAGCAAAATACACATGTTCGGTATGTAACCATGTATTCAACAGGaaggacaatttttttactcaCCAGCGACGGTTTCACAATAATATGCCATCCCGTCCTGATAGATGGAATTTCAACGTATCGCCTTCAACATCACATCAAATAGGTGGAGGTTCTGAATTGACTGAAACAGACTCTCAAAAACAATTAAGGAATGAGGATCAAGCTGAAAACAATCATGAAATTGTACGTGCTTTGAATGGTTCTGTTAATTCCATTAAAATATACCCAAGAGATGTGGAAAAATTTGACATGCTTGTATTTTATGGTAATATTAAGGAGAAAGTTCAGGACATACTTGTATCATCAACCCCACTCCGTAAAGGAATTAAATGGTATTTAATGACTCGAGTAGAATTTTCTCGTGAAAAAGAAGGTGTGTATGAAACTGCCAAGCCTCATTTTCGAAGCCTTACTTATGCTCACTTGTTTGCGGAAGATTTTAATATACACCATTTAAACGAAgcgtttcaaaaaatgtttacttctAAAGAAGAATTCATTATGAAAGGTTCAGATTGGGTTTTATCCAAAGTTCTCTACGTTGAAGTATGTTTTGTCCATTACTTACCTCTAAAAGGCGGAAGTTACATTGCAGCACCACCCAGATTGCAACATAGCAAATCTTTAGTTAACATTAAAAATCGAGATcagaaatgttttctttactcGATTTTAGCAAAACTTTACCCTGCAAGACATAACCCGTCAAGAGTAAGCAATTATCATCAATACGCTGAAAGACTTAACATGAAAGGGATACATTATCCAGTTAAATTGTCGCAGatagaaaaatttgaaaaccaAAATCAAGTGTCGGTTAATGTTTTTGGATACGAGGATCGAGAGATATTCCCAATGCgaataacaaaaaagaaaaaaacatcacaCGTAgatcttctttatttaaaaaacaaggaTCAGGTTCACTACTGTTTGATAAAAAATCTCAACCGATTTTTGTATCGAACGTCTGGAGAGATTTATTGCCATTCAAAACATTATTGTCCATATTGTTTACATGGATTCGTTAAACGACACACGTTAAACAAACACGTTGACTTTTGTATGGCTCTCGGAGAACAAAAAATTGAGATGCCTGTACCAGGAGAAAATGATGTTTTACAGTTCACCGAAATTGCAAAGCAGTTAAAAGTTCCATTTACAATATATGCCGATTTCGAAACATACGTGAAACCCATTCAGACCTGTGATCTCGATCCAAATTCATCACATACTATCAATTTGTCAGAATTCGAACCTTGTAGTTTTGCATATCAAGTGATATCCAGCGACATTAGATATACCAAAAAACCAGTCTTATATCGCGGAGAAAATGTAGTAGAAACATTTTTgaacatgattttaaaagaagAGGAAGAAATACTTAAGTTACTAAAACGAATAGAGCCCATGGAAATAAGCGATGCAATAGAAAAACAATTTGAAGAGGCTACAAGTTGTCACATATGTGGTTTAGCATTTAGTAGAAATTCAACCAAAGTAAGAAACCATGATCACGTGAGTGGAAAAGTGTTTGGAATTGCACATCGCGACTGTAACTTACAATTTAAACAGGTAGAATTTATCCCAATTATTCTGCATAACTTGAGAGGCTTCGATGGACATTTAATCATGCAGAAATTAGGTCTATTCAAGAATAAAAAGCTTAGTGTCATTGCCAATTCAAACGAGAGATATGTGACTTTTAGCTTAGGTAGCTTGCGGTTTATTGATTCATTCCAATTTCTATCATCTTCCTTGGATACATTAGTACAAAACCTCAAATCAAGTGGAGACATACATTTTAAATACTTTAGCAGACATTTCAAAACCCAAAAAGAAAAGACATTGCTTTTAAGGAAAGGTGTTTACCCATACTCTTTTGTTACCGATGCATCAAAATTTATGACAAAACAATTGCCtccaaaatcatcattttacaATTCTCTAAGCAAAACTGACATATCCGATGAAGAATACAAACATGCACAGCTAGTATGGAATGAAATGAGTATGACAACAATGGGCGACTATCATGATTTGTACCTATTATGCGATGTCCTTTTATTAGCTGATGTTTTTGAAAGGTTTAGAGAAGTATCAATAGAGAGCTTTAATCTAGATCCGGCACAATATTTTACATTGGCGGGAATGTGTTGGAGTGCctgtttaaaaatgacaaaggTAGAATTGGAACTACTGACAGATATTGATCAATACCAAATGATTGAAAAAGGTATACGAGGAGGTGTAGCCATGATGACAACTCGACATGCCGAGGCTAACAATCCATACATACCAGAAACTTTTGATGAAAATAAGCCAAGAGAGTATTTAGGCTACTTTGACATGAACAATCTTTACGGGGGTGCTATGCTAGAACCGTTACCTGTTGGAGACTTTGGTTGGTTGACTGACAATGAAATATCCCAACTCGACGTAATGAATATTCACAAAAATAGTGACATTGGTTATATTCTAGAAGTCACTTTAAGCTATCCAGAAAATCTGCATGATCTTCATTCAGACTTACCATTAGCGCCGGAATCTATAACAGTGTACGTTGACGACTTATCTCCATATTGTCGAGAGgagtttcaaaaaataaacaataaaacaaaaggagttgtttcaaaaaaattaataccaaCTCTTCGCAAAAAAGAGAAGTATGTGCTCCACTATCGCAATCTACAATTTTACCTTAAAGAAGGACTTGTGCTAGATCAAATTCATAGAGTCATTCGCTTCAAACAAAATGCATGGCTCAAACCCTACATTGAATATAACACCAACAAAAGACGACAAGCCAAGAGTGATTTCGAAGTGAAATTGTACAAAGACTACAACAACATAGTGTTCgg GAAAACAATGGAAAATATACGAAATAGGATGAACTTCAAATTAGTGAATACCAAAAAGGGCTTACTAAAAATGGTAGCCAAACCaagctttgaaaattttacaatttttaacaaacatttgGTTGGTGTAAAAAACAAGAAGGTTAAACTGCTACTTAACAAACCAATCTACACAGGAATGACTGTTTTAGACCTCTCCAAACTATTCATGTATCAATTTCATTATGGATATGTCAAAAAACAGTATGGTGACAGGGCAACTTTGCTGATGACTGATACTGACTCCTTGTTTTACAAGTTTCAAACGGAAGATTTGTATCAAGACATGGttcaaaataaagagttatttgATACATCCAACTACCCACAGAACCATTTCCTTTATAGCGAGACAAACAAGAAAGTAGTTGGGAAAATGAAAGACGAAACCGGTG GGTATCCCGTAAAAGAATTTGTGGGACTGAGAGCtaaaatgtattcatttttgattcaCGACGAGAAAGAAACGCAGATAAAAAAGGCAAAGGGAATTACCAAAGCTATCGTCGCCAAGGAATTAACCCATCTTCATTACAAGAATTGTCTTTTTGAACAACAACGATGTCGACATAAGATGCAGAACATTCGTAGTGACAATCATATCTTATATCTAAAATctatcaataaaatatcattgtcGCCTTTCGATGATAAACGATGGTGGTTAGCTCCATTTGGAGTCGACAGCTTCTCCTATGgacattataaaatttacaaatga
- the LOC128158257 gene encoding uncharacterized protein LOC128158257 isoform X2 → MENIRNRMNFKLVNTKKGLLKMVAKPSFENFTIFNKHLVGVKNKKVKLLLNKPIYTGMTVLDLSKLFMYQFHYGYVKKQYGDRATLLMTDTDSLFYKFQTEDLYQDMVQNKELFDTSNYPQNHFLYSETNKKVVGKMKDETGGYPVKEFVGLRAKMYSFLIHDEKETQIKKAKGITKAIVAKELTHLHYKNCLFEQQRCRHKMQNIRSDNHILYLKSINKISLSPFDDKRWWLAPFGVDSFSYGHYKIYK, encoded by the exons ATGGAAAATATACGAAATAGGATGAACTTCAAATTAGTGAATACCAAAAAGGGCTTACTAAAAATGGTAGCCAAACCaagctttgaaaattttacaatttttaacaaacatttgGTTGGTGTAAAAAACAAGAAGGTTAAACTGCTACTTAACAAACCAATCTACACAGGAATGACTGTTTTAGACCTCTCCAAACTATTCATGTATCAATTTCATTATGGATATGTCAAAAAACAGTATGGTGACAGGGCAACTTTGCTGATGACTGATACTGACTCCTTGTTTTACAAGTTTCAAACGGAAGATTTGTATCAAGACATGGttcaaaataaagagttatttgATACATCCAACTACCCACAGAACCATTTCCTTTATAGCGAGACAAACAAGAAAGTAGTTGGGAAAATGAAAGACGAAACCGGTG GGTATCCCGTAAAAGAATTTGTGGGACTGAGAGCtaaaatgtattcatttttgattcaCGACGAGAAAGAAACGCAGATAAAAAAGGCAAAGGGAATTACCAAAGCTATCGTCGCCAAGGAATTAACCCATCTTCATTACAAGAATTGTCTTTTTGAACAACAACGATGTCGACATAAGATGCAGAACATTCGTAGTGACAATCATATCTTATATCTAAAATctatcaataaaatatcattgtcGCCTTTCGATGATAAACGATGGTGGTTAGCTCCATTTGGAGTCGACAGCTTCTCCTATGgacattataaaatttacaaatga
- the LOC128158267 gene encoding uncharacterized protein LOC128158267: MQSFEKEEKSNGNVQFVLKESTRYARGQYAIQLSYYKGKVYLHLQDNNNGKQVSLPDDVFETMNNQYFTINKAVDEIRKSNQGPPSPELLVMTPRKKKRVVDLDGDDEF; the protein is encoded by the exons ATGCAGTCatttgaaaaagaagaaaagagcAACGGGAATGTACAGTTTGTGCTGAAAGAGTCTACAAGATATGCCAGAGGACAGTATGCCATCCAACTGTCCTACTACAAAGGGAAGGTGTATTTGCATTTGCAGG ACAACAACAACGGTAAACAGGTGTCACTCCCAGACGACGTTTTTGAAACTATGAACAATCAATACTTCACAATAAATAAAGCGGTGGATGAAATCAGGAAGTCCAATCAAGGACCACCTAGCCCGGAACTG CTTGTGATGACACCACGCAAAAAGAAGCGAGTGGTGGATTTAGACGGAGATGATGAGTTCTAA
- the LOC128158263 gene encoding uncharacterized protein LOC128158263 isoform X1, with amino-acid sequence MIMRFFKLWILLLFRWVCCTKAVFYFNACDSDGNCDWYPNSVYSGCVDWIILHFSYFDLSSSLDLTCSTVQQIQIESSDCSCDSLRRVLKGDHLPELIIGRSVCVPITVSRESSTLMATTSRPAAGGHESQVPITSSRESSTLMVTKIEPTAGGHESQKSTPFTPLTSPSVTGSTEKLLLTTHQSSKDSNADGGTPVMTILISKYLSISSFCLSLFTLFLTLTILRLCHIQKNQNQPLRSSIYTGSRTNISLDSFDSEGYLRPHTDIDSMYEDIV; translated from the exons ATGATCATGCGGTTTTTCAAATTGTGGATTCTTTTGCTGTTCAGATGGGTGTGCTGTACTAAAGCTGTCTTTTACTTTAACGCATGTGATTCAGATGGAAATTGTGACTGGTATCCAAACAGCGTATACTCCGGATGTGTGGATTggattattttacatttttcctATTTTGACCTCTCATCATCGTTAGATCTAACGTGCTCAACAGTTCAACAGATACAGATAGAGTCTAGCGACTGTAGCTGTGACAGTCTTAGGAGAGTGCTGAAAGGAGATCACCTTCCCGAACTAATCATAGGACGCTCTGTGTGT GTACCCATAACCGTCTCCAGAGAGTCATCGACCTTGATGGCGACTACGAGCAGACCTGCCGCTGGGGGTCATGAATCACAG GTGCCCATAACAAGCTCAAGAGAGTCATCGACCTTGATGGTGACTAAGATCGAACCTACCGCTGGGGGTCATGAATCGCAG AAATCCACACCCTTCACTCCTCTCACCAGCCCCTCGGTCACAGGATCAACAGAAAAG ctgCTGTTGACTACACATCAATCATCTAAAGACTCGAATGCCGATGGAGGTACCCCTGTGATGACCATTCTCATAAGTAAATACTTATCTATTTCTTCTTTTTGTTTGTCtctatttacattatttttaacacTGACTATTCTGAGATTGTGTCATatccaaaaaaatcaaaatcagcctCTAAGAAGTTCAATATATACTGGATCCAGAACAAACATTTCACTTGATTCTTTTGATTCTGAAGGTTATTTAAGACCACACACAGACATTGATAGCATGTATGAAGAcattgtgtaa
- the LOC128158263 gene encoding uncharacterized protein LOC128158263 isoform X2, translated as MIMRFFKLWILLLFRWVCCTKAVFYFNACDSDGNCDWYPNSVYSGCVDWIILHFSYFDLSSSLDLTCSTVQQIQIESSDCSCDSLRRVLKGDHLPELIIGRSVCVPITVSRESSTLMATTSRPAAGGHESQVPITSSRESSTLMVTKIEPTAGGHESQKSTPFTPLTSPSVTGSTEKLLLTTHQSSKDSNADGGTPVMTILIIVCTALIVSLILILFIITLLWLKKKRQVNLLYSNPCDQFEMEIRDSHS; from the exons ATGATCATGCGGTTTTTCAAATTGTGGATTCTTTTGCTGTTCAGATGGGTGTGCTGTACTAAAGCTGTCTTTTACTTTAACGCATGTGATTCAGATGGAAATTGTGACTGGTATCCAAACAGCGTATACTCCGGATGTGTGGATTggattattttacatttttcctATTTTGACCTCTCATCATCGTTAGATCTAACGTGCTCAACAGTTCAACAGATACAGATAGAGTCTAGCGACTGTAGCTGTGACAGTCTTAGGAGAGTGCTGAAAGGAGATCACCTTCCCGAACTAATCATAGGACGCTCTGTGTGT GTACCCATAACCGTCTCCAGAGAGTCATCGACCTTGATGGCGACTACGAGCAGACCTGCCGCTGGGGGTCATGAATCACAG GTGCCCATAACAAGCTCAAGAGAGTCATCGACCTTGATGGTGACTAAGATCGAACCTACCGCTGGGGGTCATGAATCGCAG AAATCCACACCCTTCACTCCTCTCACCAGCCCCTCGGTCACAGGATCAACAGAAAAG ctgCTGTTGACTACACATCAATCATCTAAAGACTCGAATGCCGATGGAGGTACCCCTGTGATGACCATTCTCATAA TTGTCTGCACAGCATTGATTGTCTCCTTAATActgatattatttataattactttattatggcttaaaaagaaaagacaagttaatttgttatattcaaaCCCTTGTGATCAATTTGAGATGGAAATTAGAGACAGTCATTCATGA